In Saccharomycodes ludwigii strain NBRC 1722 chromosome III, whole genome shotgun sequence, one DNA window encodes the following:
- a CDS encoding RasGAP domain-containing protein (similar to Saccharomyces cerevisiae YOL081W | IRA2 | Inhibitory Regulator of the RAS-cAMP pathway (paralog of YBR140C | IRA1)), protein MNPQQQNYKRSTSSSDTTTSDTDFVIYILRCVFKFLPSNPNFCTNYIDIQQEEYFQSCRKSILYYALTHDINPMIDNIEGTLLKILCKFNEFPKFSTSKRSSFPIKSNGICNYLLIFLKLLCDICEVNWVYNNNNNKDIPIAEKKIHLDRDAYFYLNTGDNIDKAHYHNKEPPIPLKPHIANSLISFLVLIKSIDKVQFTIDRIKYCDKLSFVNPSANQSNLDTSESTDNLNLNSNVSTDLRDQIDIYCEYLLRYVAASNPVEYKKFLSENVIIPILDCKEINVAPTTGIPLSLIYNLEYLSFYFVTNKNIAIFLRLVNRLLSSFKRQICKKILLLFVSHSLKMWILTRAEQYVEIVNLINSHNNGEDGSNHNVFGTDTSTSGSGHGSHNEDNHDKYLPTGSQLKKEISNIFSLVFNSFNISSLLTEKEKITSVFPLETLSSPSEIIANSASTLRNNININNNTPLHMSNTSTSTISNSNVRNVASSTPVNKDVDITNTLNKTGSNNNTYLNSPSTDIETPVPSISSASLLSASIDNNSNNTYFIRKQSPSLGSTPAKPSRNTPPPVSYASTQFYASSSSSSSSAIPSVTNTTNHQLFDSLDKYFESSNADSLMLSSSNFGFVPLYDPLENPGDIGILRMLIVLSSLDVECLKDINSSNYKGLPDFAIALTPVSSPTYSSSSSSSLIATTAAYSPEVSSTNNNNAILGANTSSPPPLPQASTVGNGHHLHQPTVSKLQNLKKITTNLIPGTNSKEVKFWNLLLKIFSNGHAVPDGSLLYILKSLLFCVELGAAVATVDRNAQIVLLSKRFFEMYYYLLDFVHYENNTSANSYFLKYYKHLKDVAEKNPVSIAKMKIEFVFSACLLEPDDFSVVLKEALANIVRNITSLPHVKNLECYMDGLRIFFKLPFPTSAKVSIFRALVRPLKGLSYTLSTNLLNSLPFFCANVSDVVDDILEGKYKVDALDSSNRLDCYFGNPLTRTNNIFRGDNDYMKALEEELSSSYSSSNAKKKTQKKGTSTMITQSKLPLERELQASYNSILCNISDIMKRAIISFGELTFPPGKALNYKFVLKHVFVGLVSNNDKLTRETISCCMLSITYFKLDASTPMFSTMYTLISYIIVTLSFAVFNLELPVEIRTLLLNLIHMCLEVRATMNENLYQYNKFSTLDEEDREIFKLIYSSLGRSLLVSLCLHDVKSHSLLRQTFESFKKELSYCLKAFNLTWDNLPPCNYSFVEAVCNSNYISTGPIAFQRHIRADILKCVKEPNKMLFDAVEIVFDRWFQMSTLGLENLPNQELNNYRNYAGLLATTFGVFNFYNEDYRHGLMYLKKYKSIILQKSNFFIEKQCGWLNSSDLLTRENSKDLLGIELNPNCFGMLFKHLNSELEKITGNINTNNDVISSTDFTFLEQITSVMRSIMERDDIEVIILSTKIIFDIIDKILGIIQMLKADMVSYYKSIIYVSKLFVSMRHAEKFLCVTGDHLLKNQWIKFVLTWFEEAVFKNMDYENLSKSHREMDLVKRDNDYLYLDTSIDCAKALSYLTTNVILEVSQAVNEEELKRSKSVIFGNYFNIFLRALEKNADYESIPFVLRHKITLLNENIISCLTNLLNANSDVGLDNAIPIGYSSNKTMRITFLKLFTEITRNYGDRKSHSGTLQKSNAEKLLRGFIEYPQCICLISHCCPVNDIESLASSLVNLFQSKNLTHVVIAQLIEDEITRSNRYMDVLRRNSAATRSLAMFSRLKGADYLKSTIKPILDEIILRNENFEVEKAASNEESEELNLKLLEKYMSMLTGHICLSINIIPPEFIYIAQKIRASVQKKFPGYELVAVGSFLFLRFFCPALVSPDSENLITQMNSENRRCFLMLAKIVQNIANQSLSAIKWPMIQKRMDFLKKCSEKIFNFLDQVSDLNLKVSIRVNPDAPMTNFDIDTFHKILYYNRLRIREMMIKDIKSNEDLRESIKFIKFIDSSLVALGQPRLDFKNEIPKYVRDRIDTYPQLYEFMSRHSLKSHVINERLLFVHEAAGSDGMPVFVLTLKYLLDESWDVEKVVYRMIQVSCKVWTRKYAYLVDGTGYHSNLNERLNKIFTLFNNLLTKDAYQNCFEIYYYNINSDFMKFWVPFLKNLFNSSFFELEIQKQLFLNSDCSPSTVKKLGLSDYSKEVYNDVRVTLHNTSFYERKKGRFVPITLKIGNKHFQIIKETPTRLKFRDADEVYEFYETDVYEVSDVVSAAMSSTTGVPFEFRVFLSQSEPLVMSTQKHFEILKIFYYTQAKLDEDYRNGTADDNYLISNRQPEDKAIELDLLSRLILVMQAGLSSDDDEVKGIAYNLLAALQSSFNFNLGEKFSQVEEIYLPEDNSRFCEMILESLSISKPSLTFYLWKHILEDISTVLSDSQILSCIHSLAPWVKNISTYVYEIDDEHGPENAASLIRLLIKVTVSKPKFFQTFKYFIWAELVLDNNLLPLVIDEIVSHAIDRESEGVEWKDATSIVTRTSTTEIGGLVIKRIMKIIKSILSNPNLNNSINNWSELYILIHIIQEISFNSILSAEMFLPELLYIVCMLVDLGPSKLRIASHRLFINVCNSFLMNDALELSKLKKLKKIIELLSNQKTKFMFGFNQERNSYISSFNASTFLAKFRSLEQLTEYVMALLHECNSNKQNCIQWQGRFNKYILDTVFNYGSFLSARSLIILSLLSRNGLSDDLLKSVLIESMKVIGCPELTDELMFCILSHVFSYSNFVYGIKDNTVLLAQVTWLSTTFTISTNITLFHGAIVSVRESLKRISNIIDNEKESPLSILFAVRAGEFGRILNNIEKLVGITCTIDNFLIFITYYSTKGLLVSHTKATSLEGLKAYVDIFIKNKYHKTRKDYAIYLYLLWLCSSDKDFDQFCEERDLKFNKVLLDDQVTIPDVLSKWIITNDQLKNITLYQSSIYVSSSSVDESVKMKAFCISEYLIKKNPHVFFKYMNNIISESRNTASQGVVFNLVRKAFDISNISILHSEYRNIMRYNIELKTLLEKWSIPSIVNIHFSSTSRSVTSGLKGNDELIYNRKKYTVELIDAILKT, encoded by the coding sequence atgaacccacaacaacaaaactATAAACGATCAACTTCTTCTAGTGATACTACAACTAGCGATACAGATTTTGTGATTTATATATTGCGCTgtgttttcaaatttttaccTAGTAACCCCAACTTTTGTACAAATTATATCGATATTCAACAAGAAGAATATTTCCAAAGTTGTAGAAAATCCATACTTTACTACGCACTAACCCATGATATAAATCCAATGATCGATAACATCGAAGGTACATTGTTAAAGATATTATGTAAGTTTAACGAGTTCCCCAAATTCAGCACTAGTAAGAGAAGTAGTTTCCCCATTAAATCTAATGGCATTTGTAACTATTTActaatttttcttaaacTATTATGCGATATTTGCGAGGTTAACTGggtttataataataacaataataaagatattcctattgctgaaaaaaaaattcatttagACCGAGACGCCTATTTCTATTTAAACACTGGCGATAATATAGACAAGGCTCATTATCATAACAAAGAGCCTCCTATCCCATTAAAACCTCATATTGCCAACTCtctaatatcatttttggttttaatcAAGTCTATCGACAAAGTTCAATTTACTATTGAcagaataaaatattgcGATAAATTGTCATTTGTCAATCCAAGTGCCAACCAAAGCAACTTGGATACCAGCGAGAGTACTGACAACTTGAATTTGAATAGCAATGTTAGCACAGATTTAAGAGATCAAATTGATATTTACTGCGAGTATTTACTACGGTACGTTGCTGCTTCTAATCCAGTTGAATATAAGAAATTTTTGTCTGAAAATGTTATAATTCCTATTTTGGATtgtaaagaaataaatgtaGCCCCAACCACTGGGATACctttatctttaatttataatttggaatatttatctttttattttgttacaaataaaaatatagcCATTTTTCTAAGATTAGTTAACAGATTATTAAGTTCGTTCAAAAGAcaaatttgtaaaaaaattttgcttttatttgtttcaCATTCTTTGAAAATGTGGATACTAACTAGGGCTGAGCAATATGTGGAGATTGTCAATTTGATTAATAGTCATAATAATGGTGAGGATGGTAGTAACCATAATGTTTTTGGTACTGATACTAGTACAAGCGGCAGTGGCCACGGTAGCCATAATGAAGATAATCATGATAAGTATTTGCCTACAGGTAGTCAactaaaaaaggaaatttccaacatattttcattagtctttaattcttttaatattagtagTTTGTtaacagaaaaagaaaaaataacttcTGTGTTTCCATTAGAAACGCTATCTTCCCCTTCAGAAATTATTGCTAATAGTGCTAGCACTCttagaaataatattaatattaataataatactccATTACATATGTCCAATACTAGCACAAGCACCATTTCTAATAGTAATGTTAGAAATGTAGCATCATCAACTCCAGTGAACAAGGATGTTGATATTACTAATACACTTAACAAGACTGgtagcaataataacacatATTTGAATTCACCATCAACGGATATTGAAACACCCGTCCCATCTATTTCATCTGCGTCTTTGCTGTCAGCGTCTATCGAtaacaatagcaataacaCTTATTTTATAAGGAAACAATCACCATCCTTGGGATCCACACCAGCAAAACCATCCAGAAACACGCCACCACCGGTGTCTTACGCTTCTACGCAATTTTATGcatcatcgtcatcgtcatcatcgTCAGCCATTCCTTCAGTCACCAACACGACAAACCACCAATTGTTTGATTCATTGGATAAATACTTTGAATCATCTAACGCAGACTCCTTAATGCTTTCGTCCTCCAATTTTGGTTTTGTACCATTATATGACCCACTGGAGAATCCAGGTGATATTGGCATTTTAAGAATGCTAATAGTTTTAAGTTCTTTGGATGTGGAATGCTTGAAAGATATCAATTCATCCAATTACAAAGGATTACCTGATTTTGCAATTGCTTTAACTCCGGTTTCGTCACCAACTTATTCAAGCTCGAGCTCTTCCTCGTTGATCGCTACCACAGCTGCCTATTCCCCAGAGGTCTCCTCaactaacaataataatgccaTTTTAGGAGCCAATACATCTTCTCCACCGCCATTACCCCAGGCATCAACCGTTGGAAATGGACATCATTTACATCAACCCACTGTTTCTAAGttacaaaatttaaaaaaaataacaacaaatttGATACCTGGTACGAATAGCAAAGAAGTAAAATTCTGGAATTtacttttgaaaattttttccaatggTCACGCTGTACCAGATGGGTCGTTACTAtacattttaaaatcattacTATTTTGCGTGGAACTCGGTGCTGCTGTTGCAACTGTTGATAGAAATGCGCaaatagttttattatctaaaagattttttgaaatgtATTACTACTTATTGGATTTTGTTCActatgaaaataatacatcAGCCAATAGTTATTTCCTTAAATACTATAAACATCTAAAAGATGTTGCAGAAAAAAATCCTGTTAGCATTgctaaaatgaaaattgaATTTGTCTTTTCTGCTTGCCTCCTAGAGCCCGATGATTTTTCGgttgttttaaaagaagCACTCGCCAATATTGTTAGAAATATCACATCATTGCCACatgttaaaaatttggaGTGTTATATGGACGGTTTGaggattttttttaaactacCGTTTCCTACGTCAGCTAAAGTGTCAATATTTAGGGCACTAGTCAGACCGTTAAAGGGTTTATCATACACTTTATCAACAAACTTATTGAATAGTTTGCCCTTTTTCTGCGCCAATGTTTCTGATGTGGTAGATGATATTTTAGAAGGTAAATATAAAGTTGATGCACTAGATTCTTCTAATAGGTTGGATTGCTATTTTGGCAACCCTCTAACTAGGAcaaacaatattttcagAGGTGATAATGATTACATGAAGGCATTGGAAGAAGAACTATCATCTTCATACTCATCATCGAATGCAAAGAAAAAGACGCAAAAGAAGGGCACCAGCACGATGATCACCCAATCCAAATTGCCCCTCGAACGTGAGCTACAGGCTTCCTACAATTCCATTTTGTGTAATATCAGTGATATTATGAAGAGAGCCATTATCAGTTTTGGTGAATTAACTTTCCCGCCGGGCAAAGCTttgaattataaatttgttttaaaacatGTCTTTGTTGGGTTGGTatctaataatgataaactAACTAGAGAAACAATTTCATGTTGTATGTTAAGCATTACATATTTCAAACTAGATGCCAGCACACCAATGTTTAGTACGATGTACACTTTAATTAGTTATATTATAGTCACTTTGTCCTTTGCTGTTTTCAATTTGGAATTGCCAGTAGAGATCAGAACACTATTGTTAAATTTAATCCACATGTGTTTAGAAGTTAGAGCCACGATGAATGAAAATTTGTACCAGTACAATAAATTTTCCACATTGGATGAGGAAGATCgggaaatttttaaattaatttactCATCACTCGGCCGTTCTTTACTGGTGTCATTATGTTTACATGATGTGAAATCGCATAGCTTATTACGTCAAACTTTTGAATCTTTTAAGAAGGAATTAAGTTATTGTTTGAAAGCTTTTAATTTAACTTGGGATAACTTACCGCCCTGTAATTATTCATTTGTAGAGGCTGTTTGCAACAGTAATTACATTTCTACTGGACCCATTGCTTTTCAAAGACATATCAGAGCtgatattttgaaatgtGTTAAGGAACCAAACAAGATGCTTTTTGATGCTGTAGAAATCGTGTTTGACAGATGGTTCCAAATGTCCACATTAGGTCTAGAGAATTTGCCAAATCAAGAGTTGAACAATTATAGAAATTATGCTGGCTTGTTAGCCACTACTTTTGGTGTCTTCAATTTTTACAATGAAGATTATAGACATGGACTCatgtatttaaaaaaatataaaagtataattttacaaaaaagcaattttttcattgagAAACAATGTGGGTGGTTAAACAGCAGTGATTTATTGACTAGGGAGAACTCCAAAGATTTGTTGGGTATAGAATTGAATCCGAATTGTTTTGGGATGCTatttaaacatttaaacagtgaattggaaaaaataactgGAAACATTAACACTAACAATGATGTCATCAGTTCGACTGATTTCACCTTTTTAGAACAAATTACCTCTGTCATGAGATCGATTATGGAAAGAGATGATATCGAGGTAATTATTTTGAGtaccaaaattatttttgatattattgataaaattttagGGATTATCCAAATGTTGAAAGCAGATATGGTTAGTTATTATAAATCTATAATATATGTCTCTAAACTATTTGTTTCGATGAGGCATGCTGAGAAGTTTTTATGTGTTACTGGAGAccatttattgaaaaaccAATGGATTAAATTTGTATTAACTTGGTTCGAAGAGGCTGTTTTTAAGAATATGGATTACGAAAACTTGAGCAAGTCGCATAGAGAAATGGATTTAGTTAAAAGAGATAACGACTACTTGTACTTGGACACCTCCATTGATTGTGCAAAGGCTTTATCATATTTAACCACCAATGTCATTTTAGAGGTTTCACAAGCTGTTAACGAAGAAGAATTGAAGAGATCTAAATCAGTAATATTTGGCAactattttaatatatttttgagaGCTTTGGAGAAAAATGCAGACTATGAAAGCAttccttttgttttaaGGCATAAGATTACTCTGttgaatgaaaatattattagttgcctaactaatttattaaatgcTAATTCTGATGTTGGCTTAGATAATGCTATTCCAATAGGCTATTCTTCGAACAAGACAATGAGGATAACATTCTTAAAACTTTTCACTGAAATTACTAGGAATTATGGCGATCGTAAGTCGCACTCTGGTACACTACAAAAAAGTAACGCAGAAAAACTATTGAGGGGGTTTATCGAATATCCACAATGCATTTGTTTGATTTCACACTGCTGCCCAGTCAATGATATTGAATCTTTGGCGTCTTCTTTGGTTAATTTGTTTCAATCTAAGAATTTAACTCATGTAGTTATTGCACAACTAATCGAAGATGAAATCACCAGGTCTAATAGGTATATGGACGTTTTAAGGAGAAATAGCGCGGCCACAAGATCTTTAGCGATGTTCTCCAGGTTGAAAGGTGCAGATTATTTAAAGAGTACAATTAAACCCATTTTAGACGAAATTATCCTGCGAAATGAAAATTTCGAGGTGGAAAAAGCTGCATCTAATGAAGAAAGTGAAGAATTGAACTTGAAATTATTGGAGAAATACATGAGCATGTTGACAGGCCACATCTGCCTGTCTATTAATATAATTCCACCTGAATTCATATATATTGCGCAAAAGATTCGGGCTTctgttcaaaaaaaatttccaGGCTATGAATTGGTGGCGGTAGGgtcctttttatttttaagatTCTTTTGTCCAGCTTTGGTCAGTCCGGATAGCGAAAATTTGATCACACAGATGAATTCAGAGAATCGTAGATGCTTTCTTATGTTGGCTAAAATTGTACAGAACATTGCTAATCAATCGCTCTCTGCCATCAAATGGCCTATGATCCAGAAACGAATGGATTTCTTGAAAAAATGCAGCgagaaaatttttaactttttggATCAGGTATCagatttgaatttaaaagtgAGTATTAGAGTCAACCCAGATGCGCCAATGACCAATTTTGACATTGATACCTTTCATAAGATACTTTATTACAACAGGTTACGAATTAGAGAGATGATGATTAAAGATATCAAAAGTAACGAGGATTTAAGAGAGTCTATTAAATTCATCAAATTCATTGACAGCTCGTTGGTCGCTCTAGGCCAACCCAGATTAGATTTTAAGAACGAAATTCCAAAGTACGTGAGAGATAGAATTGACACGTATCCGCAATTATATGAATTTATGAGCAGACATTCATTGAAGAGTCATGTTATCAATGAACGATTACTATTTGTACACGAGGCCGCTGGTAGCGATGGTATGCCTGTTTTTGTATTGACTTTAAAGTATTTGCTAGATGAAAGTTGGGATGTTGAAAAAGTTGTTTACAGGATGATTCAAGTTTCATGTAAAGTTTGGACGAGGAAATATGCGTATTTGGTTGATGGCACCGGCTACCATTCGAACCTGAATGAAAGATTAAACAAGATTTTTACATTGTTTAACAACTTGTTAACTAAAGATGCATATCAAAACtgttttgaaatatattaCTACAATATCAATTCTGATTTTATGAAGTTTTGGGttccatttttaaagaacttatttaattcttccttttttgagttggaaattcaaaaacaattatttttgaatagCGATTGTAGTCCATCGACTGTGAAGAAGTTGGGTTTAAGTGATTATTCTAAAGAAGTATACAACGATGTGAGAGTTACTCTTCATAACACATCATTTTACGAAAGGAAGAAGGGTAGATTTGTTCCCATTACGTTAAAGATTGGTAATAAACATTTCCAAATTATCAAAGAAACACCTACTAGGCTGAAATTTAGGGATGCTGATGAAGTTTATGAGTTTTATGAGACGGACGTTTATGAGGTTTCTGACGTAGTCTCTGCTGCAATGTCGTCTACTACAGGTGTTCCATTTGAATTTAGAGTTTTCTTAAGTCAAAGTGAACCATTGGTCATGAGTACACAGAaacattttgaaattttgaaGATTTTCTATTACACACAGGCTAAATTGGATGAAGATTACAGGAATGGTACTGCAGATGATAACTATCTGATTTCTAACAGACAACCTGAAGACAAGGCAATCGAATTGGATTTGTTAAGCCGTTTGATTTTGGTTATGCAGGCGGGCCTTTCgagtgatgatgatgaagttaAGGGTATTGCTTACAATTTGCTAGCAGCGTTGCAATCATCctttaatttcaatttggGTGAAAAATTTAGTCAAGTGGAGGAAATTTATTTGCCTGAAGATAATAGTAGGTTTTGTGAGATGATTTTGGAGAGTTTATCGATTTCCAAGCCATctttaactttttatttgtggAAACATATTTTGGAGGATATAAGTACAGTTTTGTCTGATTCTCAGATACTGAGCTGTATACACAGTTTGGCACCATGGGTGAAAAACATCAGTACTTATGTTTATGAAATTGATGATGAACATGGACCTGAAAACGCTGCTAGTTTAATTCGTTTGTTGATTAAAGTGACTGTTTCCAAGCCAAAGTTTTTCCAAAcattcaaatattttatttgggCCGAATTAGTGTTGGACAACAATTTACTACCTTTAGTTATAGATGAAATTGTTAGCCATGCGATTGACAGAGAATCAGAAGGAGTGGAGTGGAAGGACGCGACATCAATTGTTACACGTACTAGTACTACTGAAATCGGTGGATTAGTCATTAAGCGTATTATGAAGATAATTAAGAGCATTTTGTCAAATCCTAATTTGAACAATAGCATCAACAATTGGTCtgaattatatattttgatcCATATAATCCAGGAAATATCTTTCAATTCTATTTTGAGTGCAGAAATGTTTTTACCAGAACTTTTGTATATTGTTTGTATGCTAGTGGATCTTGGACCTTCAAAACTACGTATTGCTTCACACAGGTTGTTTATTAATGTCTGCAATTCATTTTTGATGAATGATGCGTTAGAGCTTTccaaattgaaaaagttgaaaaaaattatagaatTATTATCTAATCAAAAAACCAAGTTTATGTTTGGTTTTAACCAAGAAAGAAACTCATACATCAGTTCATTTAATGCTTCTACATTTTTGGCCAAATTTAGGTCCTTGGAACAATTGACGGAATATGTGATGGCGTTGCTTCACGAatgcaacagcaacaaacAAAACTGCATTCAATGGCAAGGTAGgtttaataaatacataTTGGACACCGTGTTTAACTATGGGTCATTTTTATCTGCTAgatcattaataatattgagtCTTTTGTCCAGAAATGGGCTTTCTGATGATTTGCTGAAAAGCGTGTTGATAGAATCAATGAAGGTTATTGGATGTCCTGAATTGACAGATGAATTGATGTTTTGCATTTTATCACATGTTTTTTCATACAGTAATTTTGTATATGGCATTAAGGATAATACAGTTTTACTAGCGCAAGTTACTTGGCTATCAACTACTTTTACTATTTCTACAAATATTACTTTATTTCACGGGGCAATTGTCTCTGTCCGTGAGTCTTTGAAAAGGATATccaatattattgataatgaGAAGGAGTCACCGTTATCTATTTTGTTCGCGGTTAGAGCAGGCGAATTTGGTAGaattttaaacaatattGAAAAGTTGGTTGGAATCACTTGCAcaattgataattttttaatattcatTACTTATTATAGTACCAAGGGGTTACTTGTTTCACATACAAAGGCAACATCGTTAGAAGGGTTGAAAGCTTACGtggatatttttatcaaaaacaaGTATCACAAGACAAGAAAAGACTAtgctatttatttatatttactaTGGCTATGCTCAAGTGACAAGGATTTTGACCAATTTTGTGAGGAACGTGATTTGAAGTTTAATAAAGTATTGTTGGATGATCAAGTTACTATTCCAGACGTTTTATCAAAGTGGATAATTACTAATGatcaattgaaaaacatCACTTTGTATCAATCCTCCATATAcgtttcttcttcctccgTTGACGAGTCTGTTAAAATGAAGGCATTCTGTATTTCAGAATATTTGATTAAGAAAAACCCACAcgtttttttcaaatatatgAACAACATTATTAGCGAGTCCAGAAATACAGCTTCTCAGGGTGTAGTGTTTAACTTGGTTCGTAAAGCGTTTGATATTTCTAATATATCGATCCTACACTCGGAATACAGAAATATCATGAGATACAATATCGAATTGAAGACTTTGTTAGAAAAATGGAGTATACCCTCGATCGTTAATATCCATTTTTCATCTACATCAAGATCTGTCACATCCGGATTAAAGGGCAACGATGAATTGATTTATAATAGGAAGAAGTACACAGTAGAGTTAATTGACgccattttaaaaacttaa
- the REX4 gene encoding putative 3'-5' exonuclease (similar to Saccharomyces cerevisiae YOL080C | REX4 | Rna EXonuclease) codes for MVYSSNWQKLQKTLPHKKQNRKVPKQNGKKIAPRNKHQFREKKGTTDTPIMQMVNQMTKIIETRKTLRNLPSEKSLNVDLEKAIQKDVSNTTTVDNHSNRSVKSITDVGKYISMDCEFVGVGVDGSESVLARISIVNFYGQVVMDEFVKPKEKVTDFRTWVSGIRPSDLQNAISFEEAQAKAAAILDGRILIGHSIQHDLDVLLLSHPSSMIRDTSRHLPFREKYSKGKTPSLKKLAKEVLNIDIQGSEHSSVEDAKVTMLLYKSDRKEFEKLQRTKPRK; via the coding sequence aTGGTATATTCATCGAATTGGCAAAAGCTTCAAAAAACTTTACCCCACAAGAAACAGAATCGTAAAGTTCCGAAGCAGaatgggaaaaaaattgcacCAAGAAATAAGCATCAATTtcgtgaaaaaaaaggaacaaCTGATACACCGATAATGCAAATGGTTAACCAAATGACTAAAATTATAGAAACCAGAAAAACTTTAAGGAATTTACCTAGTGAGAAAAGTCTAAATGTTGATTTAGAAAAAGCTATTCAGAAAGATGTTTCAAATACAACCACGGTTGATAATCACTCTAATCGTTCCGTCAAAAGTATTACCGACGTTggtaaatatatatctatgGATTGCGAATTTGTAGGTGTAGGTGTTGATGGTTCCGAATCTGTATTGGCTAGAATATCaattgttaatttttatgGACAGGTTGTAATGGACGAATTTGTTAAACCAAAGGAAAAAGTTACTGACTTTAGAACATGGGTGAGTGGGATCAGACCAAGCGACTTACAAAATGCCATTTCATTTGAAGAGGCACAGGCGAAAGCCGCTGCCATTTTGGATGGCAGAATACTGATTGGTCACTCGATTCAGCACGATTTAGATGTGCTACTATTGTCACATCCAAGCTCAATGATTAGGGACACTTCAAGGCATTTACCGTTTAGAGAAAAGTATTCAAAGGGTAAAACTCCaagtttgaaaaaactGGCAAAagaagttttaaatatagaCATCCAAGGATCCGAGCACTCATCTGTTGAAGATGCAAAGGTGACTATGCTTTTATATAAATCCGATAGaaaagaatttgaaaaattgcAAAGAACTAAACCACGCAAATAA